One genomic region from Uloborus diversus isolate 005 chromosome 2, Udiv.v.3.1, whole genome shotgun sequence encodes:
- the LOC129217401 gene encoding beta-1,4-glucuronyltransferase 1-like, producing the protein MRQRWRPSCSRSSLFIYITAVIIFTLCNLLAMILILKTMRGKMESLPIPKFGADGLGPSQDGGLLIGNLLSSFVFNFNQSSSRTDSRRTYIIHDAVVVGNAYHSHVGHVTLATQCSVDRLHLLLEVAHAWKAPMSVAVFVPGIDFYIAKVYIAYLRLCSQVIRTNATFHFLYHRDMPPPDIETQDHNRQAVPACSRSGEALPLLLRYRTGSFRRWWQQALHPQNHLRNVARRGARTPYHFLTDIDIMPVPGLPRQLDVFLATSEHAHSCPKCVYVVPTYEMPERLPVPKSKTELVERVRRKQSRPFHAKVFIHNQYATNHTLWEKIPDSHRLEAAYKITNYEFFYEPFYVAKANVPLHDERFIGYGFTRNTQVFEMHLAGFEFWVLNPAFAVHRGVQNKRGRGAWRERQNIINRKQFIRFKHEMALKYRSHGKNRS; encoded by the exons ATGCGGCAGCGTTGGCGCCCGTCATGCAGTCGATCCTCTCTCTTCATCTACATCACAGCAGTCATCATCTTCACGCTCTGCAACCTGTTAGCCATGATTCTCATTCTAAAGACGATGCGAGGGAAAATGGAAAGCTTGCCCATCCCGAAGTTCGGAGCTGACGGTTTAGGGCCTTCTCAGGACGGTGGACTGCTTATTGGCAACTTGCTATCCAGCTTTGTCTTCAATTTCAACCAATCGTCTTCCAGAACGGATAGCAGGAGGACTTATATCATCCACGATGCTGTGGTGGTCGGCAATGCCTACCACAGTCACGTCGGTCACGTGACCCTCGCGACGCAATGCTCGGTTGATCGACTTCATCTACTTCTTGAAGTTGCCCATGCCTGGAAGGCCCCGATGTCCGTAGCAGTTTTCGTGCCAGGTATAGACTTTTACATTGCGAAAGTGTACATAGCATACTTGAGGCTCTGTTCTCAGGTCATCCGTACCAATGCCACTTTCCATTTCCTGTACCATCGGGACATGCCACCACCGGACATTGAAACCCAAGATCACAACCGTCAAGCAGTTCCAGCTTGCTCGCGGAGTGGAGAAGCTTTGCCGCTGCTTTTGCGCTATCGTACTGGCAGCTTCAGACGGTGGTGGCAACAAGCTCTACATCCTCAAAACCACTTGCGAAACGTGGCCCGACGAGGCGCAAGGACTCCTTATCATTTCTTGACAGACATCGACATCATGCCGGTTCCAGGGCTGCCGCGGCAGTTGGACGTTTTTCTGGCAACTTCCGAGCATGCGCATTCGTGTCCTAAGTGCGTTTATGTGGTGCCAACGTACGAGATGCCCGAAAGACTTCCAGTGCCCAAAAGCAAAACTGAGCTAGTAGAGAGAGTGAGGAGAAAACAGAGTCGGCCTTTCCACGCCAAAGTGTTCATTCACAATCAATATGCTACGAATCATACTCTGTGGGAAAAAATCCCAGATTCACACAGGCTTGAAGCAGCATATAAAATAACCAATTATGAGTTTTTTTATGAACCTTTTTATGTCGCCAAAGCAAATGTACCTCTTCATGATGAAAGGTTCATTGGATATGGATTCACAAGGAATACTCAG GTGTTTGAAATGCATTTGGCTGGCTTTGAATTTTGGGTCCTAAATCCTGCCTTTGCTGTCCACAGAGGAGTCCAAAATAAAAGAGGAAGAGGAGCTTGGAGAGAGCGGCAGAATATCATTAACAGGAAACAATTTATACGTTTCAAACACGAAATGGCTCTGAAATACAGATCGCACGGCAAGAACAGGTCTTGA